The proteins below are encoded in one region of Streptomyces cyanogenus:
- the gnd gene encoding phosphogluconate dehydrogenase (NAD(+)-dependent, decarboxylating), protein MELGLVGLGKMGGNMRERIRRAGHTVIGYDRNADLADVHSLEELVGKLSGPRVIWVMVPAGEPTQSTIDRLAELLEPGDVVVDGGNSRWTDDERHAEELAAKGIGFVDCGVSGGVWGLENGYALMYGGDAEHVAKVQPVFDALKPEGDFGSVHAGKVGAGHFAKMVHNGIEYAMMQAYAEGWELLEKVDSVTDVREVFRSWQEGTVIRSWLLDLAVNALDEDEHLEGLRGYAQDSGEGRWTVEAAIDNAVPLPAITASLFARFASRQEDSPQMKMIAALRNQFGGHAVEKK, encoded by the coding sequence ATGGAGCTCGGTCTCGTCGGCCTCGGCAAGATGGGCGGCAACATGCGCGAGCGGATCCGCCGCGCGGGCCACACCGTCATCGGATACGACCGCAACGCGGACCTCGCGGATGTCCACAGCCTGGAAGAGCTTGTGGGCAAGCTCAGCGGCCCGCGGGTGATCTGGGTGATGGTCCCGGCCGGCGAGCCCACCCAGTCGACCATCGACCGGCTCGCCGAGCTGCTGGAGCCCGGTGACGTGGTCGTGGACGGCGGCAACTCCCGCTGGACGGACGACGAGCGGCACGCCGAGGAGCTGGCCGCCAAGGGCATAGGTTTCGTGGACTGCGGCGTCTCCGGCGGCGTCTGGGGCCTGGAGAACGGGTACGCGCTGATGTACGGCGGCGACGCCGAGCACGTCGCCAAGGTGCAGCCGGTCTTCGACGCGCTGAAGCCGGAGGGCGACTTCGGCTCGGTGCACGCGGGCAAGGTCGGCGCGGGCCACTTCGCGAAGATGGTCCACAACGGCATCGAGTACGCCATGATGCAGGCCTACGCCGAGGGCTGGGAGCTGCTGGAGAAGGTCGACTCCGTCACGGACGTCCGCGAGGTGTTCCGGTCCTGGCAGGAGGGCACGGTCATCCGGTCCTGGCTGCTTGACCTCGCGGTGAACGCCCTCGACGAGGACGAGCACCTGGAGGGCCTGCGCGGTTATGCACAGGACTCCGGTGAGGGACGCTGGACTGTGGAGGCCGCCATCGACAACGCGGTGCCGCTGCCGGCGATCACCGCGTCGCTGTTCGCGCGGTTCGCCTCCCGTCAGGAGGACTCGCCGCAGATGAAGATGATCGCCGCGCTGCGCAACCAGTTCGGCGGTCACGCCGTAGAGAAGAAGTAG
- a CDS encoding DUF721 domain-containing protein, translating into MSPEEPTPKPPKLPNAAETPKAPRAAGRTEPSGVDLARVALRAAKEQARARGDAARQRKQARRGGGLRSGAGADGRDPMALGAAINRLITERGWETPAAVGGVMGRWPRIVGEDLAKHCVPQRYDEDERVLTVQCDSTAWATQLRVLAPTLVARINEDLGHGSVRVIKVLNPGGQARRYGPLRAPGSTGPGDTYG; encoded by the coding sequence ATGAGCCCCGAGGAACCCACCCCGAAGCCCCCCAAGCTCCCCAATGCCGCCGAGACCCCGAAGGCCCCGAGGGCCGCGGGGAGGACCGAGCCCTCCGGTGTCGATCTCGCGCGCGTGGCGTTGCGCGCCGCGAAGGAGCAGGCACGCGCGCGCGGAGACGCGGCGCGGCAGAGGAAGCAGGCGCGGCGGGGCGGCGGTCTGCGCTCCGGGGCGGGCGCCGACGGCCGTGATCCGATGGCGCTGGGTGCGGCGATCAACCGGCTGATCACCGAGCGCGGCTGGGAGACGCCGGCCGCGGTGGGCGGCGTGATGGGCCGCTGGCCGCGGATCGTCGGCGAGGACCTGGCCAAGCACTGTGTGCCGCAGCGGTACGACGAGGACGAGCGGGTGCTGACCGTGCAGTGCGACTCGACGGCCTGGGCGACCCAGCTGCGGGTACTCGCGCCGACGCTGGTGGCGCGGATCAACGAGGACCTCGGGCACGGCAGCGTACGCGTGATCAAGGTGCTCAACCCGGGCGGCCAGGCCCGTCGCTACGGCCCGCTGCGGGCCCCGGGGAGCACCGGTCCCGGCGACACCTACGGGTGA
- the gyrB gene encoding DNA topoisomerase (ATP-hydrolyzing) subunit B: MLCQKGRFVADSGNPNENIPSTDAGVSTEATASASYDASAITVLEGLDAVRKRPGMYIGSTGERGLHHLVYEVVDNSVDEALAGYADTIDVTILADGGVRVVDNGRGIPVGIVPSEGKPAVEVVLTVLHAGGKFGGGGYAVSGGLHGVGVSVVNALSTKVAVEVRTDGHRWTQDYKMGVPTAPLVQHEATEETGTSVTFWADPEIFETTEYSFETLSRRFQEMAFLNKGLTIRLTDERESAKATSGADEAGADEKAEVKTVTYHYEGGIVDFVKYLNSRKGEAVHPTVVSLEAEDKDKSLSLEVAMQWNSGYSEGVYSFANIIHTHEGGTHEEGFRAALTSLINKYARDKKLLREKDDNLTGDDIREGLTAIISVKLSEPQFEGQTKTKLGNTEAKTFVQKAVYEHLNDWLDRNPVEAADIVRKGIQAATARVAARKARDLTRRKGLLETASLPGKLADCQSNDPAKCEIFIVEGDSAGGSAKSGRNPQYQAILPIRGKILNVEKARIDKILQNQEIQALISAFGTGVHEDFDIEKLRYHKIILMADADVDGQHISTLLLTFLFRFMRPLVEAGHVYLSRPPLYKIKWGRDDVEYAYSDRERDALIEMGRQRGKRVREDSIQRFKGLGEMNAEELRVTTMDQEHRVLGQVTLDDAAQADDLFSVLMGEDVEARRQFIQRNAKDVRFLDI; this comes from the coding sequence GTGCTGTGCCAGAAAGGGCGCTTCGTGGCCGATTCCGGCAACCCCAACGAGAACATCCCGTCCACCGACGCCGGCGTGAGCACCGAGGCCACCGCCTCGGCCTCTTACGACGCCAGCGCCATCACCGTGCTCGAAGGGCTGGACGCGGTCCGCAAGCGGCCCGGCATGTACATCGGCTCCACGGGCGAGCGCGGTCTGCACCACCTGGTGTACGAGGTCGTCGACAACTCGGTCGACGAGGCGCTGGCGGGTTACGCCGACACCATCGACGTGACGATCCTCGCCGACGGCGGTGTGCGCGTCGTCGACAACGGCCGTGGCATCCCGGTGGGCATCGTGCCCTCCGAGGGCAAGCCGGCCGTCGAGGTCGTGCTGACCGTGCTGCACGCGGGCGGCAAGTTCGGCGGCGGCGGGTACGCCGTCTCCGGCGGTCTGCACGGTGTGGGTGTGTCCGTCGTGAACGCCCTGTCCACGAAGGTCGCCGTCGAGGTGAGGACCGACGGGCACCGGTGGACGCAGGACTACAAGATGGGCGTTCCGACGGCCCCGCTGGTCCAGCACGAGGCGACGGAGGAGACCGGCACGTCGGTCACCTTCTGGGCCGACCCGGAGATCTTCGAGACCACCGAGTACTCCTTCGAGACGCTGTCGCGGCGTTTCCAGGAGATGGCGTTCCTCAACAAGGGCCTGACGATCCGGCTCACCGACGAGCGCGAGTCGGCGAAGGCGACGAGCGGCGCGGACGAGGCGGGTGCGGACGAGAAGGCCGAGGTCAAGACCGTCACGTACCACTACGAGGGCGGCATCGTCGACTTCGTGAAGTACCTCAACTCCCGCAAGGGAGAGGCGGTGCACCCCACCGTCGTCTCGCTGGAGGCCGAGGACAAGGACAAGAGCCTGTCCCTCGAGGTCGCCATGCAGTGGAACAGCGGCTACAGCGAGGGCGTGTACTCCTTCGCCAACATCATCCACACCCACGAGGGCGGTACGCACGAGGAGGGCTTCCGTGCGGCCCTCACCAGCCTGATCAACAAGTACGCGCGCGACAAGAAGCTGCTGCGCGAGAAGGACGACAACCTCACCGGTGACGACATCCGTGAGGGTCTGACCGCGATCATCTCCGTCAAGCTGAGCGAGCCGCAGTTCGAGGGCCAGACGAAGACCAAGCTGGGCAACACGGAGGCCAAGACCTTCGTGCAGAAGGCGGTCTACGAGCACCTCAACGACTGGCTGGACCGCAATCCGGTCGAGGCCGCGGACATCGTCCGCAAGGGCATCCAGGCGGCCACCGCGCGCGTGGCGGCCCGCAAGGCGCGCGACCTGACGCGTCGCAAGGGCCTGCTGGAGACCGCGTCGCTGCCGGGCAAGCTGGCCGACTGCCAGTCCAACGACCCGGCCAAGTGCGAGATCTTCATCGTCGAGGGTGACTCCGCCGGCGGCTCGGCCAAGTCGGGCCGGAACCCGCAGTACCAGGCGATCCTCCCGATCCGGGGCAAGATCCTGAACGTGGAGAAGGCCAGGATCGACAAGATCCTGCAGAACCAGGAGATCCAGGCGCTGATCTCGGCCTTCGGCACGGGTGTGCACGAGGACTTCGACATCGAGAAGCTCCGCTATCACAAGATCATCCTGATGGCGGACGCCGACGTCGACGGCCAGCACATCAGCACCCTGCTGCTGACCTTCCTGTTCCGCTTCATGCGGCCGCTGGTCGAGGCCGGGCACGTGTACCTGTCCCGTCCCCCGCTGTACAAGATCAAGTGGGGCCGGGACGACGTGGAGTACGCCTACTCGGACCGCGAGCGCGACGCGCTGATCGAGATGGGCCGGCAGCGCGGCAAGCGCGTCCGCGAGGACTCGATCCAGCGCTTCAAGGGTCTCGGCGAGATGAACGCCGAGGAGCTGCGCGTGACCACGATGGACCAGGAGCACCGGGTCCTCGGCCAGGTCACCCTCGACGACGCCGCCCAGGCCGACGACCTGTTCTCGGTACTGATGGGCGAGGACGTCGAGGCCCGGCGCCAGTTCATCCAGCGCAACGCCAAGGACGTCCGCTTCCTCGACATCTGA
- the recF gene encoding DNA replication/repair protein RecF (All proteins in this family for which functions are known are DNA-binding proteins that assist the filamentation of RecA onto DNA for the initiation of recombination or recombinational repair.) — translation MHVTHLSLADFRSYARAEVPLDPGVTAFVGPNGQGKTNLVEAVGYLATLGSHRVASDAPLVRMGAERAVVRAQVRQGDRQQLIELELNPGKANRARINRSSQVRPRDMLGIVRTVLFAPEDLALVKGDPGERRRFLDELVTARSPRMAGVRSDYERVLKQRNTLLKTAALARRHGGRSMDLSTLDVWDQHLARAGAELLAQRIDLVAALQPLADKAYEQLAPGGGPVALEYKPSAPGEAHTREELYAQLTAALTEARKQEIERGVTLVGPHRDDLVLRLGELPAKGYASHGESWSYALALRLASYDLLRAEGNEPVLILDDVFAELDARRRERLAELVAPGEQVLVTAAVDDDVPHVLAGARYVVAGGTVERV, via the coding sequence ATGCACGTCACGCATCTTTCGCTGGCCGACTTCCGCTCGTACGCCCGGGCCGAGGTCCCGCTCGACCCGGGCGTCACCGCCTTCGTCGGCCCCAACGGGCAGGGCAAGACCAACCTCGTGGAGGCGGTCGGCTACCTGGCGACCCTCGGCAGCCACCGGGTCGCCTCCGACGCGCCCCTGGTGCGCATGGGCGCCGAGCGGGCGGTCGTCCGGGCGCAGGTCCGGCAGGGCGACCGGCAGCAGCTGATCGAGCTGGAGCTGAACCCGGGCAAGGCCAACCGCGCCCGCATCAACCGGTCCTCGCAGGTCAGGCCGCGGGACATGCTGGGGATCGTACGGACCGTGCTGTTCGCGCCCGAGGACCTCGCCCTCGTCAAGGGCGACCCGGGCGAGCGGCGGCGGTTCCTGGACGAGTTGGTCACCGCGCGGTCGCCGCGGATGGCGGGCGTGCGCTCCGACTACGAGCGGGTGCTCAAGCAGCGCAACACCCTGCTGAAGACGGCGGCGCTGGCCCGGCGGCACGGCGGGCGCTCCATGGACCTGTCCACCCTCGACGTCTGGGACCAGCACCTCGCGCGCGCGGGTGCCGAACTGCTCGCCCAGCGGATCGACCTCGTCGCCGCGCTGCAGCCGCTCGCCGACAAGGCGTACGAGCAGCTGGCCCCCGGCGGCGGACCGGTCGCGCTGGAGTACAAGCCGTCGGCTCCCGGCGAGGCGCACACGCGCGAGGAGCTGTACGCCCAGCTGACGGCGGCGCTGACCGAGGCCCGCAAGCAGGAGATCGAGCGGGGCGTCACCCTCGTCGGACCGCACCGGGACGACCTGGTCCTCAGACTCGGGGAGCTGCCCGCCAAGGGGTACGCCTCGCACGGCGAGTCATGGTCCTACGCCCTCGCCCTGCGGCTGGCCTCCTACGACCTGCTGCGCGCCGAGGGCAACGAGCCGGTGCTGATCCTGGACGACGTCTTCGCCGAGCTGGACGCCCGCCGCCGGGAACGGCTGGCGGAGCTGGTCGCGCCCGGCGAGCAGGTGCTGGTCACCGCCGCCGTGGACGACGACGTTCCGCACGTGCTGGCCGGTGCCCGGTACGTGGTGGCGGGCGGGACGGTGGAGCGCGTATGA
- the dnaN gene encoding DNA polymerase III subunit beta has protein sequence MKIRVERDVLAEAVAWAARSLPARPPAPVLAGLLLKAEDGQLSLSSFDYEVSARVNVEAEVEEEGTVLVSGRLLADISRALPNRPVEISTDGVRATVVCGSSRFTLHTLPVEEYPALPQMPNATGTVPGEVFAAAVSQVAIAAGRDDTLPVLTGVRIEIEGDTVTLASTDRYRFAVREFLWKPENPDASAVALVPAKTLLDTAKSLGAGDSVTLALSGSGAGEGLIGFEGAGRRTTTRLLEGDLPKYRTLFPTEFNSVAVIETAPFVEAVKRVALVAERNTPVRLSFEQGVLILEAGSSDDAQAVERVDAQLEGDDISIAFNPTFLLDGLSAIDSPVAQLSFTTSTKPALLSGKPALDAEADDAYKYLIMPVRLSG, from the coding sequence GTGAAGATCCGGGTGGAACGCGACGTACTCGCGGAGGCAGTGGCGTGGGCGGCACGCAGCCTCCCGGCCCGTCCGCCGGCGCCTGTCCTCGCCGGCCTGCTGCTGAAGGCCGAGGACGGCCAGCTGAGCCTGTCGAGCTTCGACTACGAGGTCTCCGCGCGTGTGAACGTCGAGGCGGAGGTCGAGGAGGAGGGCACGGTCCTCGTCTCCGGCCGCCTGCTCGCCGACATCTCCCGCGCGCTCCCCAACCGGCCGGTGGAGATCTCCACAGACGGTGTACGGGCGACCGTGGTCTGTGGATCCTCCCGGTTCACCCTGCACACCCTGCCTGTGGAGGAGTACCCGGCGCTGCCGCAGATGCCGAACGCGACCGGCACCGTCCCCGGCGAGGTCTTCGCGGCCGCCGTCTCGCAGGTGGCCATCGCGGCCGGCCGTGACGACACGCTCCCGGTGCTCACCGGTGTGCGCATCGAGATCGAGGGCGACACGGTCACCCTGGCCTCCACCGACCGCTACCGCTTCGCGGTCCGCGAGTTCCTGTGGAAGCCGGAGAACCCGGACGCCTCCGCCGTCGCCCTGGTCCCCGCCAAGACGCTGCTGGACACCGCGAAGTCGCTGGGCGCGGGCGACAGCGTCACGCTGGCGCTGTCCGGCTCCGGCGCCGGTGAGGGCCTGATCGGTTTCGAGGGCGCGGGCCGGCGTACGACCACCCGGCTGCTCGAGGGTGACCTGCCGAAGTACCGCACGCTGTTCCCGACCGAGTTCAACTCCGTCGCCGTGATCGAGACCGCGCCCTTCGTGGAGGCCGTCAAGCGTGTGGCGCTGGTGGCCGAGCGGAACACCCCGGTGCGGCTGAGCTTCGAGCAGGGTGTGCTGATCCTGGAGGCCGGGTCGAGCGACGACGCACAGGCTGTGGAAAGGGTCGACGCGCAGCTGGAGGGCGACGACATCTCGATCGCCTTCAACCCGACGTTCCTGCTGGACGGTCTGAGCGCGATCGACTCGCCGGTGGCCCAGCTGTCGTTCACCACGTCCACCAAGCCGGCGCTGCTGAGCGGCAAGCCGGCGCTGGATGCCGAGGCCGACGACGCGTACAAGTACCTGATCATGCCGGTGCGGCTCAGCGGCTGA